A window of the Oryza brachyantha chromosome 5, ObraRS2, whole genome shotgun sequence genome harbors these coding sequences:
- the LOC102703034 gene encoding protein trichome birefringence-like 26, with protein sequence MSSSSKRCESAIPFPTAALSASSSALDPELVEILPPMASSSRWWWAPWWWASSFSSSSSRHHKGDGGWGLGGPVLVKAVGWLLVAGLFFRALCSFPSSSPEISKGKCNLFDGEWIPNPSGPAYTNKTCRFIDGHQNCMRNGRPDMSYLHWRWKPYECEMPQFDAVKFLSAMRNKSWGLIGDSILRNQIQSLICLLSEAEEPVQVYHDKEYRNRRWHFQSYNFTLSLIWSPFLIKSEVFENENGQSTAEIQLHLDVLDPVWTSQYDSFDYVVIAGGQWFLKIAVYWENGRVIGCHNCQDKKLLELGFEHLYRTTLQQVFRFITSANHKPVVLFRTWAPDHFENAEWFNGGSCSRVLPYKKGEYMGKDIDHLMRPIELEEFKKAIAGSRNAANLKLLDTYRLSSLRPDGHVGSYRYPFVKGDKDAKSVQNDCLHWCVPGPIDAWNDLVMKMVLN encoded by the exons AtgtccagcagcagcaaacgCTGCGAATCAGCGATCCCATTCCCAACCGCGGCActgtcggcgtcgtcgtcggcgctggACCCCGAGCTCGTCGAAATCTTGCCTCCCATGGCCTCCAGctcgaggtggtggtgggcgccgtggtggtgggcgtcgtctttttcctcctcctcgtctcgGCACCACAAGGGAGACGGGGGGTGGGGGCTGGGCGGGCCTGTGCTGGTGAAGGCCGTCGGGtggctcctcgtcgccggcctctTCTTCCGGGCGCTCTGCTCCTtcccctcctcgtcgccggagaTCAGCAAAG GGAAATGCAACCTTTTTGATGGGGAATGGATTCCAAATCCCTCAGGCCCAGCCTATACAAACAAAACTTGTCGATTTATTGATGGTCATCAGAACTGTATGCGGAATGGTAGACCTGACATGTCATATCTACACTGGAGGTGGAAACCATACGAATGTGAAATGCCACAATTTGATGCAGTGAAATTTCTAAGTGCTATGAGGAACAAATCCTGGGGCCTGATTGGTGACTCCATTCTTCGTAATCAAATTCAGTCATTGATTTGCCTTTTGTCTGAG GCTGAAGAACCTGTTCAGGTCTACCATGACAAGGAATACAGAAACAGGAGATGGCACTTCCAATCGTACAACTTCACACTGTCACTCATCTGGAGTCCCTTCCTCATCAAATCTGAGGTATTTGAAAATGAGAATGGGCAATCCACCGCTGAAATCCAGCTTCACCTTGATGTACTGGATCCAGTTTGGACAAGTCAGTATGACAGTTTTGACTATGTTGTGATTGCTGGTGGACAATGGTTTCTCAAGATAGCGGTCTACTGGGAGAATGGTAGGGTTATAGGTTGCCATAATTGTCAGGACAAGAAATTACTTGAACTTGGGTTTGAGCATCTCTACCGCACGACTCTGCAACAGGTTTTCAGATTCATCACATCGGCAAACCACAAGCCAGTTGTTCTGTTCAGGACTTGGGCACCGGATCACTTTGAGAATGCGGAGTGGTTCAACGGGGGATCTTGTAGCCGGGTATTGCCTTACAAGAAGGGAGAGTACATGGGAAAAGACATCGATCATCTCATGAGACCAATCGAACTTGAAGAGTTCAAGAAGGCCATAGCTGGTTCTCGGAATGCTGCGAATCTGAAGCTCTTGGATACTTACAGACTTTCATCCTTGAGACCTGATGGCCATGTTGGGTCTTACAGGTATCCATTTGTGAAAGGTGACAAGGATGCCAAATCAGTTCAGAATGATTGCCTGCATTGGTGTGTACCAGGCCCTATCGACGCCTGGAATGATCTCGTTATGAAGATGGTACTGAACTGA